Proteins from one Impatiens glandulifera chromosome 2, dImpGla2.1, whole genome shotgun sequence genomic window:
- the LOC124924924 gene encoding uncharacterized protein LOC124924924 — translation MEMKHFSHDHALTLYHMAEGSETLCSGCKLPGLTTAYMCWQCQYFLHEQCFNAKRSIIHPSHSSHPLTLLPYSTYTSSSFLCNSCHLSGTGFSYACSHCDFDIHLHCAYTTSQSQTPHQFTYPEVSETYPPPPPVQVQPYYAHAENAPVMDAYPSLPQPPYVPPYAFNGHVMPNYAAPANSHLTISSPIENQPDSNTTHVSKHFSHQHALLQSNIEEEERKGGEDDHNNDGLTPAERLLKMQNELQIMQFQMQMNRRLNQSIIDSIR, via the coding sequence ATGGAAATGAAACATTTCAGCCACGATCATGCCCTGACTCTTTACCATATGGCTGAAGGATCAGAAACTTTGTGCTCAGGATGCAAGCTGCCCGGTCTAACCACGGCTTACATGTGTTGGCAATGCCAATACTTTCTCCATGAACAATGTTTCAATGCAAAACGATCAATCATTCATCCTTCTCACTCATCTCATCCTCTAACTCTCCTGCCCTACTCCACTTATACATCATCTTCCTTCCTCTGCAACTCCTGTCATCTCTCCGGCACCGGATTCTCTTACGCTTGTTCCCATTGCGACTTCGATATCCATCTCCACTGCGCCTACACCACTTCCCAGTCCCAAACCCCCCACCAGTTTACTTACCCGGAGGTTTCAGAAACCTACCCGCCACCACCACCTGTTCAAGTTCAACCATACTATGCTCATGCTGAGAACGCGCCGGTTATGGATGCATACCCATCACTTCCACAACCGCCCTATGTTCCACCTTATGCTTTTAACGGCCATGTTATGCCAAATTATGCAGCTCCGGCGAATTCACATCTAACAATTTCATCTCCAATCGAAAACCAGCCTGATTCTAACACAACCCATGTGTCTAAACACTTCAGCCATCAGCATGCCTTGCTCCAGAGTAACATAGAGGAGGAGGAGAGGAAAGGAGGAGAGGATGATCATAATAATGATGGACTTACGCCAGCAGAAAGGTTGTTGAAGATGCAAAATGAACTGCAAATAATGCAATTTCAGATGCAGATGAACCGGAGGTTGAACCAGAGCATTATTGATTCGATTCGTTAA
- the LOC124924925 gene encoding uncharacterized protein LOC124924925 has translation MEMKHFSHDHALTLYHMAEGSEETLCSGCKLPGLTTAYMCWQCQYFLHEQCFEAKRSIIHPSHPSHPLTLLPCSTYPSSSFLCSSCHHSGTGFSYACSHCDFDIHLHCAYTTSQSQPYSNYQPTSQTSQFTYPSAPEVSEAYPPPPFQVQPYHAHAHAHAENAPIMDAYPSLPQPPYVPPYAFNDHVMPNPREAPEVNPNPMTISSPIKDQPNSNTTHVAKHFSHQHALRKSNIEEGEEGVLCSGCEHSISESPAYTCTKSKFCKFRLHKSCFDLPKEIKHRSHMAHPLTLLFAPPYKSYNPEFTCNACFKTGNSFLYHCSLCSFDLHVNCAFLKDSVKQDDHEHPLSLLFSSPYEKSKDGDDDVIFMCDVCKKLVDSNCWVYYCKECDFGINVGCINAEIERGDEDEDYQPNSNTTHVAKHFSHQHALRQSNINEEEEGVLCSGCQHAISESPAYKCTKSKFCKFRLHKSCFDLPKEIKHRSHMAHPLTLLSVPPYKSYYPEFTCNACFKTGYSFLYHCSTCNFDLHVNCAFLRDSVKRDDHEHPLSLLFSSPYEKSKDGEDEVIFMCDVGKELVDSNCWVYYCKECDFGTDVGCINDEIERGDDDEDYQPNSNTTHVAKHFSHQHALRQSNIDEEEGVFCSGCEHAISESPAYICTKSQFCKFRLHKACFDLPKEIKHGSHMAHPLTLLSAPPYKSYNPEFTCNACFKTGNSFLYHCTSCNFDLHVNCAFLSDSVKRDDHEHPLSLHFSSPYEKSKDGEDEVIFMCDVCKESVDSNCWVYYCKECDFGTDVGCINDEIKEEEELEGGEDDHNNDGLTPAERLLKMQNELQIMQFQMQMNRRLNQSIIGMGQSLCNL, from the coding sequence atgGAAATGAAACATTTCAGCCACGATCATGCCCTGACTCTTTACCATATGGCTGAAGGATCTGAAGAAACTCTGTGCTCAGGATGCAAGCTGCCCGGCCTAACCACGGCTTACATGTGTTGGCAATGCCAATACTTTCTCCATGAACAATGTTTCGAAGCAAAACGATCCATCATTCATCCTTCTCACCCATCTCATCCTCTTACTCTCCTCCCATGCTCCACTTACCCATCTTCTTCCTTCCTCTGCAGCTCCTGCCATCACTCCGGCACCGGATTCTCTTATGCCTGTTCCCATTGCGACTTCGATATCCATCTCCACTGCGCCTACACCACTTCCCAGTCCCAACCCTATTCTAATTATCAACCAACATCCCAAACCTCCCAGTTTACTTACCCGTCGGCGCCGGAGGTTTCAGAAGCCTACCCGCCACCACCTTTTCAAGTTCAACCATACCATGCTCATGCTCATGCTCATGCTGAGAATGCGCCGATTATGGATGCATACCCATCACTTCCACAGCCGCCCTATGTTCCACCTTATGCTTTTAACGACCATGTCATGCCAAATCCTCGTGAAGCTCCGGAGGTGAATCCAAATCCTATGACAATTTCATCTCCGATTAAAGACCAGCCCAATTCGAACACAACCCATGTGGCTAAACACTTCAGCCATCAGCACGCGTTGCGCAAGAGCAACATCGAGGAAGGAGAAGAAGGTGTCCTCTGTTCTGGATGCGAGCATTCCATCTCTGAAAGCCCGGCATACACCTGCACTAAATCCAAATTCTGCAAATTCCGTCTCCACAAATCGTGCTTCGATCTCCCCAAAGAGATCAAACACAGATCTCACATGGCTCATCCCCTCACTCTCCTATTCGCACCGCCTTATAAGAGCTACAATCCGGAATTCACTTGTAACGCTTGCTTCAAAACCGGGAATTCATTTCTTTACCATTGTTCTTTGTGCAGCTTCGATCTCCACGTAAACTGTGCTTTCTTAAAGGATTCCGTGAAACAGGACGACCATGAACACCCTCTGTCTCTTCTCTTTTCTTCGCCATACGAGAAATCCAAGGACGGGGATGATGATGTTATTTTCATGTGTGACGTTTGTAAGAAATTGGTGGATTCTAATTGCTGGGTTTATTACTGTAAAGAGTGCGACTTTGGGATTAATGTTGGTTGTATAAATGCTGAGATAGAGAGAGGAGATGAAGATGAGGATTACCAGCCTAATTCGAACACAACCCATGTGGCTAAACATTTCAGTCATCAGCACGCGTTGCGCCAGAGCAAcatcaatgaagaagaagaaggcgtcCTCTGTTCTGGATGCCAGCATGCCATCTCTGAAAGCCCTGCATACAAATGCACCAAATCCAAATTCTGCAAATTTCGTCTCCACAAATCATGTTTCGATCTCCCCAAAGAGATCAAACATAGATCTCACATGGCTCATCCCCTCACGCTCTTATCGGTACCACCTTACAAGAGCTACTATCCGGAATTCACTTGTAACGCTTGCTTCAAAACTGGGTATTCATTTCTTTACCATTGTTCTACGTGCAACTTCGATCTTCATGTAAACTGCGCTTTCTTAAGGGATTCCGTGAAACGGGATGACCATGAACACCCTTTGTCTCTTCTCTTTTCGTCGCCCTATGAGAAATCCAAGGACGGGGAGGATGAAGTTATTTTCATGTGTGATGTTGGTAAAGAGTTAGTGGATTCTAATTGCTGGGTTTATTACTGTAAAGAGTGCGACTTTGGGACTGATGTTGGTTGTATAAATGATGAGATAGAAAGAGGAGATGATGATGAGGATTACCAGCCTAATTCTAACACAACCCATGTGGCTAAACACTTCAGTCATCAGCACGCATTGCGCCAGAGCAAcatcgatgaagaagaaggtgTCTTCTGTTCTGGATGTGAGCATGCCATCTCTGAAAGCCCTGCATACATTTGCACCAAATCCCAATTCTGCAAATTCCGTCTCCACAAAGCGTGTTTCGATCTCCCCAAAGAGATCAAACACGGATCTCACATGGCTCATCCTCTCACGCTCCTATCTGCACCGCCATATAAGAGCTACAATCCGGAATTCACTTGTAACGCTTGCTTCAAAACCGGGAATTCCTTTCTTTATCATTGTACTTCGTGCAACTTCGATCTCCACGTAAACTGCGCTTTCTTAAGTGATTCCGTGAAACGTGACGATCATGAACACCCTCTGTCTCTTCACTTTTCCTCGCCCTATGAGAAATCCAAGGACGGAGAGGATGAAGTTATTTTCATGTGTGACGTTTGTAAGGAATCAGTGGATTCTAACTGCTGGGTTTATTACTGTAAAGAGTGCGACTTTGGGACTGATGTTGGTTGTATAAATGATGAGAtaaaggaggaggaggaattGGAAGGGGGAGAAGATGATCATAATAATGATGGACTTACGCCAGCAGAAAGGTTGTTGAAGATGCAAAATGAGCTTCAAATAATGCAATTTCAGATGCAGATGAACCGGAGGTTGAACCAGAGCATTATCGGAATGGGGCAGAGTCTCTGTAATTTGTAA
- the LOC124928107 gene encoding uncharacterized protein LOC124928107 — protein MRMAKSIHMSHLFLLPSRTRPLTSSRQTLSSLLCQRQVFPCNSFSTKLTSGFKFFSTHETRYPLQYDMIISRPAQATLPAQRRRRPTRAIAQSESPDSPDSEPEAELGFDDWVDRKLSADKKLSAETSEAEGNQLAVGDAGMDKSKRKYYNKRRKRMYGSDSDEDGNGRDDDEMVELVPEVVEFNTLHKREEELYFYDTFAYPWDKDKHYRMVYQLEKKYFPDQGFDKAFLQPGESNENPKKSVSRRGGEVDKVKKLADAGEEKKLVFFEDDKKGAGTGAVKDLKKDISERKVEEFFQRLKKVDTHVAIEEPFVSSRSAGLPSKWDSPNGNVLLINKPKGWTSFTVCGKLRRIVKVKKVGHAGTLDPMATGLLIVCVGKSTKLVDRYQGMIKGYSGVFRLGEATSTWDADSPVIQRESWEHIKDDDIKKSAVSFVGEIWQVPPMFSAIKVGGERMYEKARRGESIELSPRRISIYQFDIERSLDDRQNLIFRVTCSKGTYIRSLCADLGKALGSCAHLTALRRDSIGQYSADDAWDFKELEETINKNYI, from the exons ATGAGAATGGCAAAGTCAATCCATATGTCCCATCTCTTTCTTCTCCCTTCTCGTACTCGACCACTCACGTCCTCTAGACAAACTCTCTCCTCCCTCTTATGTCAAAGACAAGTTTTTCCCTGCAACTCATTCTCAACGAAATTGACATCCGGTTTTAAATTCTTCTCTACACATGAAACTCGGTACCCACTTCAATACGACATGATAATCTCTCGCCCAGCTCAAGCTACTTTACCTGCGCAGCGTCGACGCCGACCCACCCGAGCAATCGCTCAGTCCGAATCCCCAGACTCGCCTGATTCGGAGCCCGAAGCAGAATTGGGTTTTGACGATTGGGTAGATAGAAAACTAAGCGCGGATAAAAAACTAAGCGCGGAAACTTCAGAAGCAGAAGGAAACCAGTTAGCGGTGGGAGATGCAGGGATGGATAAATCGAAAAGGAAGTATTACAATAAGAGGAGAAAAAGAATGTATGGTTCAGATTCAGATGAAGATGGAAATGGGAGGGACGATGATGAGATGGTTGAATTGGTGCCCGAAGTGGTTGAGTTTAACACATTGCataagagagaagaagaattGTATTTCTATGATACGTTTGCATATCCATGGGATAAGGATAAGCATTACAGGATGGTTTACCAGCTAGAGAAGAAGTATTTCCCAGATCAGGGTTTCGACAAAGCATTTCTCCAGCCTGGAGAGTCTAATGAAAACCCGAAAAAATCAGTGAGCAGAAGAGGAGGGGAGGTGGACAAAGTGAAAAAACTTGCAGATGCCggggaagaaaaaaaactagttttctTTGAGGATGACAAGAAAGGAGCAGGAACAGGGGCAGTGAAAGATTTGAAAAAAGATATTTCAGAGAGAAAAGTGGAGGAATTCTTCCAAAGGTTGAAGAAAGTAGACACACATGTTGCCATTGAGGAGCCATTTGTTTCCTCAAGGAGTGCAGGTTTACCATCTAAATGGGACAGTCCCAATGGGAATGTCCTTCTCATAAATAAGCCCAAAG GATGGACTTCATTTACAGTGTGTGGAAAGCTGAGACGCATTGTCAAAGTAAAAAAG gTTGGTCATGCTGGAACACTTGATCCTATGGCAACTGGTTTGTTGATTGTTTGTGTTGGCAAATCTACCAAACTTGTTGACAG ATACCAGGGCATGATCAAGGGTTACAGTGGTGTATTTCGTTTAGGCGAAGCTACATCCACTTGGGATGCTGATTCACCT GTCATCCAACGTGAGTCATGGGAACACATCAAAGACGATGACATAAAGAAAAGTGCGGTATCTTTTGTTGGAGAGATTTGGCAAGTTCCTCCTATGTTTTCTGCAATCAAA GTTGGTGGTGAAAGGATGTATGAGAAAGCAAGAAGAGGAGAAAGTATAGAACTTTCGCCTAGGCGGATATCAATTTATCAGTTTGATATTGAGCGAAGTTTGGATGACAG GCAAAATCTGATATTCCGAGTGACATGCTCAAAGGGAACATACATTAGATCTCTTTGTGCAGATTTAGGGAAGGCTCTGGGCAG TTGTGCTCACTTAACAGCCTTGCGAAGAGATTCAATAG GGCAATATTCAGCTGACGATGCTTGGGATTTTAAAGAACTAGAAGAGACAATCAACAAAAACTATATTTAG
- the LOC124928104 gene encoding probable LRR receptor-like serine/threonine-protein kinase At3g47570, with translation MRMEKHDHLQPMLFRILLIVAFLLQFNNTYQVKALTSSSDKQALLQFKSSLLDPLNTLSGWNSTSFHCSWIGISCSNDTNNHRVSSLSLSGLGLSGTISPHLSNLTSLEILNLSNNSFYGIIPEELSRLSSLKRLILAKNSLIGHIPANLSRCFNLESIRLEYNNLSGIIPPELQSLSRLQALGIKVNNLTGQIPPEIGNLKSLEYLSISDNQLVGNIPRNLSNLGNLVVLELSQNKLVGEIPDTILNMSSLHHLSLAYNSLSGTIPASIIGWSSLRELFLGHNELEGIIPLSLSNASNIERLDLSFNNLQGVIPSMGNLKNLTTLHLVDNNLSSNTELNVEMFNSLTNCTKLEKVWMGSNQLAGELPASVSNLSTTLREFCVDNNLLTGRFPEGLDKLRNLTVLAIQQNSFTNEIPISIGKLSSLYMLSAQGNKFTGQIPDMFENLTELSIFTIGQNQLSGVIPSSVGKCHKLRILGLTGNMLKGNIPSVILKLPGLQQLRVAQNLLTGSLPFEVGSLKQLEIMDVSGNMISGEIPREIGDCLNLQTLNMARNQLVGRIPDNLSKLSLLSSLNLSFNDLEGQIPVGGVFMNIGWNSLQGNTKLCTAIQDSTNKFNVSKCAVIRSSPTKPSALLIIIPVGFTVLAFVLFCFIRQIVLYKRQKKRGHNSSSTPSIKRKHQLISYSKILHATNGFAKENLIGKGGFGEVYKGTFRNSEVSADHSDETLAIKVFDLKISKASKSFSVECEALGVIRHMNLVKVLTSCSSIDHQGNEFKALIMEFMTNGNLDQLLYPEDAEIGTTLSLLQRINIAIDVASAMDYLHNDCSPGIVHCDLKPGNILLDDNMVAHVGDFGLARFLSERENSTIGLKGSIGYIAPEYGVGGVCSTKGDAYSFGILVLEMLTATKPTEELFQEGLTRNKFELACEEGNLHNIVDPRLWIEAEQNGSSSSSSTIISTNISSNNWHARYVECMVMLMRIGLSCAANSPKDRCNMREALTKLKTIRVTFLNEA, from the exons ATGAGAATGGAAAAACATGATCATCTCCAGCCAATGTTGTTCCGAATTCTTCTAATTGTAGCCTTTCTACTACAATTCAACAACACATACCAAGTGAAAGCTCTTACTTCTTCATCTGATAAGCAAGCCCTCCTGCAGTTCAAATCCTCCCTGCTCGATCCTCTAAACACACTCTCCGGTTGGAATTCCACCTCTTTCCATTGTTCTTGGATTGGCATTTCCTGCTCCAACGACACTAATAACCACCGGGTCAGTTCCCTTAGTCTTTCTGGTCTTGGACTCTCTGGCACCATTTCACCTCATCTTTCAAACCTTACTTCTCTAGAAATATTAAACCTCTCCAATAACTCCTTTTATGGGATCATCCCTGAAGAGTTATCGCGACTGTCATCCCTTAAAAGGCTGATTCTAGCAAAAAATTCCTTAATTGGCCACATTCCAGCTAATCTTTCTAGATGTTTTAACCTCGAATCAATCCGTTTGGAGTATAATAACTTAAGTGGGATAATCCCACCTGAACTACAAAGCCTCTCCAGACTTCAAGCTCTTGGGATTAAAGTAAATAATCTAACAGGACAAATCCCCCCGGAAATAGGAAACCTCAAATCTCTAGAGTATCTTTCGATATCCGATAACCAACTTGTGGGAAACATTCCCCGAAATTTAAGCAATCTTGGAAATCTCGTTGTACTCGAGTTATCGCAAAATAAATTGGTCGGAGAGATACCCGACACGATTCTCAACATGTCTTCTTTACACCATCTATCTTTAGCATATAATAGCCTCTCAGGAACTATTCCAGCTAGTATTATAGGATGGTCAAGTCTTAGAGAACTATTTTTGGGGCATAACGAGTTGGAAGGGATAATCCCACTTTCTTTAAGCAATGCTTCCAACATCGAGAGGCTTGACTTATCCTTCAATAACCTTCAAGGGGTAATTCCATCGATGGGTAATTTGAAGAATCTCACAACATTGCATCTTGTTGACAACAATTTATCTTCAAACACTGAACTCAATGTTGAAAtgttcaattcacttacaaatTGCACCAAGCTAGAAAAAGTTTGGATGGGTTCCAATCAACTAGCCGGAGAGCTTCCAGCTTCAGTTTCAAATTTGTCGACAACTCTAAGAGAGTTCTGCGTCGATAACAATCTTCTGACGGGTCGGTTTCCTGAAGGACTTGACAAGCTTCGGAATCTCACGGTCTTGGCAATACAACAAAATTCTTTCACTAATGAGATACCAATCTCCATTGGGAAGCTTAGCTCGTTATATATGTTGTCAGCTCAAGGGAACAAGTTCACGGGCCAAATCCCCGATATGTTTGAGAACTTAACTGAGCTATCCATCTTCACAATTGGGCAGAACCAGTTGTCAGGAGTGATACCATCGAGTGTAGGAAAATGCcataaattaagaatattggGGCTAACCGGGAACATGCTTAAAGGAAACATCCCAAGTGTGATTCTTAAGCTTCCAGGTCTTCAACAATTGCGTGTGGCGCAAAATTTATTGACAGGTTCTCTTCCCTTTGAAGTTGGAAGCCTTAAACAGCTCGAAATCATGGATGTTTCGGGCAATATGATATCGGGTGAGATCCCGAGAGAAATTGGAGATTGCTTGAATCTACAAACTCTTAATATGGCAAGAAACCAACTTGTTGGTAGAATACCTGATAATCTAAGTAAACTTTCACTGTTATCAAGCTTGAATTTGTCTTTTAACGACTTGGAAGGACAAATTCCAGTAGGAGGCGTCTTCATGAATATCGGTTGGAATTCTCTCCAAGGAAACACTAAGCTCTGCACTGCCATCCAAGATTCGACAAACAAGTTCAATGTTTCGAAATGTGCCGTTATTCGCAGCTCACCAACcaagccttcagctcttttgaTCATAATCCCAGTGGGATTTACCGTTCTGGCATTTGTTCTGTTTTGTTTTATTCGACAAATAGTTTTGTACAAGAGGCAGAAGAAACGAGGACATAATTCATCTTCAACTCCATCGATCAAGAGAAAACATCAACTGATATCTTACTCTAAGATCCTGCACGCTACCAATGGTTTCGCAAAAGAAAACTTGATTGGAAAGGGAGGTTTCGGAGAAGTGTATAAAGGAACATTCCGAAATTCAGAAGTAAGTGCCGATCACTCGGATGAAACCTTGGCAATAAAAGTTTTTGATTTGAAGATAAGCAAAGCGAGTAAGAGTTTCAGTGTGGAATGCGAAGCATTAGGTGTGATCAGACATATGAATCTCGTGAAGGTGTTAACTTCATGCTCTAGTATTGATCACCAAGGAAATGAATTCAAGGCCTTGATAATGGAGTTCATGACTAATGGGAATCTTGATCAATTGTTATATCCAGAAGATGCTGAAATTGGAACTACTCTTTCCTTATTACAGAGGATTAACATTGCAATTGATGTAGCTTCTGCCATGGATTATCTGCACAATGATTGCAGCCCGGGTATTGTGCATTGTGATCTAAAACCAGGAAATATTCTTCTTGATGACAACATGGTGGCTCACGTTGGAGATTTTGGTTTGGCGAGATTCCTCTCTGAGCGAGAGAATAGCACGATAGGACTAAAAGGCTCAATCGGTTATATAGCCCCAG AATATGGAGTGGGAGGCGTATGTTCGACAAAGGGAGATGCTTACAGCTTTGGGATCTTAGTATTGGAGATGCTCACAGCAACAAAACCTACAGAGGAGTTGTTTCAAGAAGGATTGACTCGGAATAAGTTTGAGTTAGCATGCGAAGAAGGCAACCTGCACAATATTGTAGATCCCAGGCTCTGGATCGAAGCTGAACAAAATGGCTCATCCAGTTCGAGTAGTACCATCATAAGTACCAACATTTCCTCAAACAATTGGCATGCGAGATATGTGGAGTGCATGGTAATGCTAATGAGGATAGGCTTGTCATGCGCGGCAAATTCGCCTAAGGATCGGTGCAACATGAGAGAAGCCTTGACCAAATTGAAAACCATCCGAGTTACTTTCTTGAATGAAGCAtga